The Panicum virgatum strain AP13 chromosome 5K, P.virgatum_v5, whole genome shotgun sequence genome has a window encoding:
- the LOC120707539 gene encoding uncharacterized protein LOC120707539 yields the protein MEKEEDLRLVSAWLNNSNDPIQANYKKSAQYWKGVTAVFNSTTPKNRARLVKQVKDHFARIKKRVAWFCGSWKEANALWASGESDVDLMERALKSYEVDHEEDGPFMFKHCWDVLRKEPKWDVYLACLEELEPENRKFSVDEDIGQHFSLNDATDERPIGGKKAKEQQKRKRKDQACVIDLEDELHKFVDAQNTANEGRKELLETQRHVSNEKLEARKLAYLAAKEHKESTMLEAYRSLMMQDTTMMSEDVRSEHVLALRCFREKLYGKTD from the exons ATGGAAAAAGAGGAGGATCTTAGattg GTGAGCGCTTGGTTGAATAATTCAAATGATCCAATCCAAGCAAACTACAAGAAAAGCGCCCAGTATTGGAAAGGTGTTACTGCTGTCTTCAACAGCACCACCCCCAAAAATCGTGCTAGGCTAGTCAAGCAAGTTAAGGATCACTTTGCGAGAATTAAGAAGAGGGTTGCATGGTTTTGTGGTAGCTGGAAGGAGGCTAATGCTTTGTGGGCTAGTGGTGAATCTGATGTGGACTTGATGGAAAGAGCACTCAAATCTTATGAAGTAGATCACGAAGAAGATGGTCCATTTATGTTTAAGCATTGCTGGGATGTTCTTCGCAAGGAACCAAAATGGGATGTGTATTTGGCGTGCCTTGAAGAGCTAGAGCCAGAGAATAGAAAGTTTAGTGTTGATGAGGATATTGGGCAGCATTTCTCTCTAAATGATGCTACAGATGAAAGACCAATAGGGGGCAAGAAAGCTAAGGAGCAACAGAAACGAAAAAGAAAGGACCAAGCTTGTGTAATTGATCTTGAAGATGAGCTTCACAAGTTTGTAGATGCTCAAAATACAGCAAATGAAGGTCGCAAAGAGCTGCTAGAGACACAGAGGCATGTATCCAATGAGAAGCTTGAAGCTCGAAAGCTTGCATACCTTGCAGCAAAAGAACACAAGGAGTCAACCATGCTAGAAGCCTATCGATCATTGATGATGCAAGACACAACTATGATGTCAGAGGATGTGAGATCTGAGCATGTGCTTGCCTTGAGATGTTTCAGGGAGAAATTATATGGCAAAACTGACTAA